The Kroppenstedtia pulmonis genome has a segment encoding these proteins:
- the hemC gene encoding hydroxymethylbilane synthase, producing the protein MRQVRVGTRRSELAVTQTEWVMNQMEEKLPDSWELIKETIVTRGDQILNVTLSKVGGKGLFVKEIEQALLDGRIDLAVHSMKDMPGEMSAGLMMGAVSIREDPRDCLISRTGATLDQLPEQAVVGTSSLRRQAQVLAYRPDLQVKPVRGNLNTRWQKLMDGQFDALVLASAGIARMGWQDRVDQYLSEDVMLPAVGQGALAVQCRSDDHEILKILKSVHHEQTAAAIQAERSFLHAFEGGCHLPIAGYATVTDDQIHLRGLVAHPDGKRIIKGELSGSNGEEVGRLLAEELTKQGAGDLLKEVRKGIES; encoded by the coding sequence ATGAGGCAGGTACGGGTTGGAACGAGACGCAGTGAGCTGGCTGTCACGCAAACCGAGTGGGTTATGAACCAAATGGAGGAGAAATTGCCGGACTCCTGGGAACTGATAAAAGAGACGATTGTAACCCGAGGGGATCAAATCCTGAATGTGACTTTGTCCAAGGTAGGAGGGAAGGGACTCTTTGTAAAGGAGATCGAGCAGGCTTTACTGGACGGGCGGATTGACTTGGCTGTTCACAGTATGAAGGACATGCCTGGCGAGATGTCTGCCGGTTTGATGATGGGAGCCGTCTCCATACGGGAAGATCCCCGTGACTGCTTGATTTCCCGAACAGGAGCAACTCTGGATCAACTGCCGGAACAGGCAGTGGTGGGAACCAGCAGTCTTCGCCGTCAGGCTCAGGTGTTAGCATACCGACCGGATTTACAAGTCAAACCGGTGCGGGGGAATCTTAATACCCGGTGGCAGAAGCTGATGGATGGTCAGTTTGATGCCCTTGTGCTGGCTTCAGCGGGAATAGCCCGGATGGGGTGGCAGGACCGGGTTGATCAATATTTGTCTGAAGATGTAATGCTGCCGGCAGTTGGGCAGGGAGCTTTGGCAGTGCAATGTCGTTCTGATGACCATGAGATCCTAAAGATCTTGAAAAGTGTTCATCATGAGCAAACTGCTGCAGCAATCCAAGCAGAACGTTCTTTTTTACATGCTTTTGAAGGTGGCTGCCATTTGCCTATTGCTGGTTATGCGACTGTAACAGATGATCAAATCCATCTCAGAGGTTTGGTGGCTCATCCTGATGGAAAAAGGATAATAAAAGGGGAGCTATCCGGGTCGAATGGGGAGGAAGTAGGGCGATTGCTGGCAGAAGAATTGACCAAGCAAGGAGCAGGGGATCTGTTGAAAGAAGTTCGGAAAGGGATCGAGTCATGA
- a CDS encoding ABC transporter permease, whose protein sequence is MKNRWNQWFTKGAQSELHAAYLHRLRTRNIGIRLTQISILLVLLMSWELSTRLGWVDPFIFSSPSRIWDLFIHLTITGGLFRDIGITILETTIGFLLGTIGGTALATLIWAYPFISRVLDPYLVVLNSMPKVALGPLLIVTIGAGFGSIIAMGIAITIVITTLVIHSSFQSVDPHYINLARSFGASRRQIFTSIIFPACIPDMIAALKVNVGLSWVGVVVGEFLVSKEGLGHLIIYGFQVFNLTLVLLSLVIVAFCATAMYQIVALLERHFLRHRHLD, encoded by the coding sequence ATGAAAAACCGATGGAATCAATGGTTCACCAAGGGAGCGCAATCCGAACTCCATGCAGCATATCTGCATCGCCTTCGTACCCGGAATATCGGAATCAGGCTTACACAAATCAGTATCCTGCTTGTTTTATTAATGAGCTGGGAGCTGAGTACCCGTTTGGGTTGGGTGGATCCCTTTATTTTCAGCAGTCCGTCCCGGATTTGGGATCTGTTCATTCACCTGACAATAACCGGAGGGCTTTTTCGGGATATCGGTATTACCATTTTAGAGACCACCATCGGTTTTCTCTTGGGCACCATCGGTGGCACTGCATTGGCAACCTTGATCTGGGCTTATCCGTTTATTTCCCGGGTGTTAGACCCATATCTGGTTGTCTTAAACAGTATGCCAAAGGTAGCCTTGGGGCCCTTGTTAATCGTGACCATCGGTGCCGGCTTCGGATCCATTATTGCCATGGGCATCGCCATTACCATTGTCATTACCACATTGGTGATCCACTCCAGCTTTCAAAGTGTCGATCCTCATTATATTAATTTAGCACGATCCTTTGGTGCATCACGGCGACAAATTTTTACTTCAATCATCTTCCCCGCTTGTATCCCTGACATGATCGCCGCCTTAAAAGTTAATGTGGGATTGTCATGGGTTGGGGTGGTAGTAGGTGAATTTCTCGTTTCGAAGGAGGGATTGGGCCACCTGATCATTTACGGATTTCAGGTATTTAATCTCACTTTGGTCCTTCTCAGCTTGGTAATCGTCGCCTTTTGTGCCACTGCTATGTATCAAATTGTTGCATTACTGGAACGACACTTTTTGCGACACCGTCATTTGGATTAG
- a CDS encoding response regulator, which produces MPIKVLLVDDHAVLRDGLSNLIGLEEDMQVVGQANSGTEALQMVEELDPHVILMDINMPGMSGVEAIRRIRATNQKVAVLVLTMFDRDEYLYESIRAGATGYLLKDAPSADVIEAVRSASRGESTLHPVMARKLLDNISGDKKTDRGGEDSLTPRELDVLQLMVKGLSNKEIAEQLFISDKTVKIHVSNILKKLRVKSRSQAIIYAIQHELVLLE; this is translated from the coding sequence ATGCCCATTAAAGTGCTTTTGGTGGATGATCATGCTGTCTTACGGGACGGATTATCCAATTTGATTGGTCTGGAAGAAGATATGCAGGTGGTGGGGCAAGCGAACAGTGGTACCGAGGCGCTTCAAATGGTGGAGGAATTGGATCCCCATGTCATCCTAATGGATATCAACATGCCTGGCATGAGTGGTGTTGAGGCTATACGCAGAATTCGCGCCACCAATCAGAAGGTGGCGGTTTTGGTTCTGACGATGTTTGACCGGGATGAGTATCTTTATGAATCGATTCGTGCCGGTGCAACGGGTTACTTGTTGAAGGATGCTCCTTCTGCAGATGTTATCGAGGCCGTTCGGTCCGCTTCCAGGGGTGAATCCACTTTACATCCGGTTATGGCCCGGAAGCTGTTGGATAATATCAGTGGTGATAAAAAAACAGATCGTGGCGGTGAGGATTCGCTGACACCGCGGGAACTGGATGTCTTGCAATTAATGGTCAAAGGACTTTCCAACAAAGAGATTGCTGAACAACTTTTTATCAGTGATAAAACGGTTAAAATCCATGTGAGTAATATACTGAAAAAACTTCGGGTGAAAAGTCGCTCTCAGGCCATTATTTATGCCATTCAGCACGAGCTGGTCCTACTGGAGTAG
- a CDS encoding uroporphyrinogen-III synthase, translating into MSEVPGSIRVVGAGPGDPGLVTVKGREVIRQADILFHSSDIPYAILSLAPEGTERKVLKDPCEKDLTLLLGALKRGKKVVLLFKEDPYFSVDGMRIIKELVKIGVTSEVIPGLPALTAAPSYAGMLWHGSGSLAHLQFPKEPFSDSIQAEGIWEGKWGDLVTLIRHWLQRGIDGDTSAAWIDHGTRAEQQVWTGSLRSLADSVHSSSASGVLVIGRMALRQKALAWYESKPLFGRRILVTRSRTQSGDMAGKIHELGGETVEFPVIRTVPPRNQETFDQAMGQLSDFDWVIFTSVNGVDFFFQRINQLKLDIRRMVGAKIAAIGPKTAEALERKGLRVDLQPPEYRAESLVKVLKPLVRPGEHILLPRANIARKLLASELEECGCYVRDVDAYDTLPALEGVDKVIQMLERGYLHILTFTSSSTVRYFMEMLHKAQPNWKPLLENVQVACIGPITADTATNWGLHVDVIAKTYTIDGLLEALLQLPPMDRE; encoded by the coding sequence ATGAGTGAAGTTCCGGGTTCCATCCGTGTAGTGGGAGCCGGTCCAGGAGATCCGGGTTTGGTTACAGTGAAAGGAAGGGAAGTGATCCGTCAAGCGGATATCCTGTTCCATTCATCAGATATACCTTATGCCATCCTCTCTTTGGCTCCGGAAGGAACTGAGAGAAAAGTATTGAAAGACCCTTGTGAAAAAGATCTGACCCTTTTGCTGGGGGCATTGAAAAGAGGAAAGAAAGTGGTTCTTTTGTTTAAAGAGGATCCCTATTTTTCCGTTGATGGGATGAGGATCATCAAAGAACTGGTCAAAATCGGTGTCACGTCGGAGGTGATTCCAGGGCTGCCTGCCCTTACAGCAGCTCCCTCTTATGCCGGGATGTTATGGCATGGTTCGGGATCCCTTGCTCATCTCCAATTTCCGAAAGAACCTTTCTCTGATTCGATTCAGGCAGAGGGTATCTGGGAAGGGAAATGGGGGGATCTGGTAACTTTAATCCGGCATTGGTTACAAAGAGGAATTGACGGGGATACTTCAGCAGCATGGATCGATCACGGTACACGGGCGGAACAACAGGTGTGGACAGGCTCTTTACGCTCTCTGGCGGACTCTGTTCACAGTTCTTCTGCTTCAGGTGTACTTGTCATCGGAAGGATGGCCCTTCGTCAGAAAGCATTGGCTTGGTATGAATCCAAGCCCTTGTTCGGGCGCAGAATCCTGGTTACCCGTTCTCGGACTCAAAGTGGTGATATGGCTGGCAAAATCCATGAATTGGGAGGGGAAACGGTGGAGTTTCCTGTGATCCGTACCGTTCCTCCCCGTAATCAAGAGACTTTTGACCAGGCTATGGGACAATTGTCGGATTTCGATTGGGTGATCTTCACCAGTGTCAATGGGGTGGATTTCTTTTTTCAACGCATCAATCAATTAAAGTTGGATATCCGAAGGATGGTTGGGGCGAAAATTGCGGCTATTGGTCCCAAAACGGCGGAAGCACTGGAAAGGAAAGGACTCCGTGTGGATCTGCAACCACCGGAATATCGGGCAGAGTCATTGGTGAAGGTTTTGAAACCCCTGGTTCGTCCTGGTGAACATATTTTACTGCCCAGGGCTAACATAGCGAGAAAGTTGTTGGCATCGGAGTTGGAAGAGTGTGGCTGTTATGTGAGAGACGTGGACGCCTATGATACTCTTCCCGCTTTGGAAGGGGTGGATAAAGTGATTCAGATGTTGGAGCGAGGCTATCTTCATATCTTAACCTTTACCAGTTCATCCACTGTACGTTATTTCATGGAGATGCTACATAAGGCTCAGCCAAACTGGAAACCGTTGTTGGAAAATGTTCAGGTGGCATGTATTGGCCCGATTACAGCAGATACGGCGACAAATTGGGGATTGCATGTGGATGTAATCGCCAAAACCTATACCATCGACGGGTTGTTGGAAGCATTGCTGCAATTGCCGCCGATGGACAGAGAATAA
- the hemA gene encoding glutamyl-tRNA reductase, with product MHIILTGFNHKTAPVELREQMVFADKDLHLSLRRLRQMKSIQECVIVSTCNRMELYVISDQLHTGRYYSKAFLENEFGIPKEEFADYLYVRQNEEAVQHLFSVVCGLDSMVLGETQILGQVRHSFMTAQEEGVTGTIFNQLFKQAVTMGKRVQSETEIGQNAVSVSYAAVELGKKMFSTFTGKTVLLLGAGETGELTAKHLHESGADRVIVMNRTLEKAQEVADRFQGEARPMDRLVESMGEADIVVTSTGAPRAVIEKNAVEEAVQKRSCPLFLIDIAVPRDIDPKVHDLDQVFLYDIDDLNGIVASNIALRQKEAEKAKDMIQREVVQFQEWLQTLGVVPLITALREKALEIQEETMKSIERKLPDLTERERRVLNKHTKSIVNQLLRDPLIRVKEMAATSDREEALEMFVRIFALEEQVQKQETVEKKREVDEKNTNSWHIHSPAWAGEVSIRS from the coding sequence ATGCATATCATCTTGACAGGATTTAACCATAAAACAGCTCCAGTGGAACTGAGGGAACAGATGGTCTTTGCCGATAAGGATCTGCACCTTTCCCTTCGTCGACTGCGACAGATGAAAAGCATTCAGGAATGTGTCATTGTCAGTACATGCAACCGCATGGAACTGTATGTGATCAGTGATCAACTGCATACCGGTCGATACTATTCCAAGGCCTTTTTGGAAAACGAGTTCGGCATTCCCAAGGAAGAATTTGCCGATTATTTATATGTCCGTCAAAATGAAGAGGCAGTTCAACACCTCTTTTCTGTTGTATGCGGGTTGGACTCCATGGTATTGGGAGAAACGCAGATTTTGGGCCAGGTTCGACATTCTTTTATGACAGCTCAGGAAGAGGGCGTCACTGGCACGATTTTCAACCAATTATTCAAACAGGCTGTTACCATGGGCAAGCGGGTTCAGTCAGAGACGGAGATTGGGCAGAATGCCGTATCTGTCAGTTATGCTGCCGTAGAACTGGGCAAGAAGATGTTTTCGACCTTCACCGGGAAAACCGTCTTGCTTCTGGGAGCGGGAGAAACCGGTGAATTAACTGCCAAACATCTTCATGAGTCCGGGGCAGACCGGGTGATTGTCATGAATCGAACCCTTGAAAAGGCCCAGGAAGTAGCAGACCGCTTCCAGGGAGAAGCACGACCCATGGATCGCTTGGTGGAGTCCATGGGGGAAGCGGATATCGTAGTCACCTCCACAGGAGCGCCTCGGGCTGTAATTGAGAAAAATGCGGTGGAAGAAGCGGTTCAAAAACGATCCTGTCCGCTATTTCTGATTGATATAGCCGTTCCACGGGATATCGATCCCAAGGTACATGATTTGGATCAGGTCTTTTTGTATGATATCGATGACCTCAATGGCATCGTTGCGTCCAATATTGCTCTTCGGCAAAAGGAAGCCGAAAAAGCGAAAGATATGATCCAACGGGAAGTGGTACAATTCCAGGAGTGGTTGCAGACATTGGGAGTTGTTCCGCTGATTACGGCTCTGCGAGAGAAAGCTCTGGAAATACAGGAAGAGACCATGAAAAGCATTGAACGGAAACTTCCGGATCTCACAGAGCGGGAACGACGGGTGCTGAACAAGCATACCAAGAGCATCGTCAATCAACTGCTCCGTGATCCTTTGATCCGGGTCAAAGAAATGGCTGCTACATCTGACCGGGAAGAGGCTTTGGAAATGTTTGTCCGGATTTTTGCTTTAGAGGAGCAGGTCCAAAAGCAGGAAACGGTGGAAAAGAAAAGGGAAGTTGACGAGAAGAACACAAACTCATGGCACATTCATTCTCCGGCATGGGCTGGTGAGGTTTCCATCCGTTCGTAA
- a CDS encoding cytochrome C assembly family protein — protein sequence MFAEHWIYDFIIYVYALSLLFLFSNLVHPNHRSHRLALGLLMVVWTAQTAFFAWRAYQNYPVLVGLDTMLLYSWTLVTFTLLINRVYRMDFVVFVANMVGFTVLSIHFFILPKPDTEIVGLLLSQLVFIHVTMAFLAYALFSLSAVFAALYLVGNYLLKRRKWNLTLRRLPSLGRLQQLSFRLNLFAIPLLIMAVILGMIWAYQKVAGGFWYDPKIFGSLLVLLAYGVYLYKFVVKGWNGQQLAWWGILSFITVLVNYFISNAGLSFHQWL from the coding sequence GTGTTCGCTGAACACTGGATCTACGATTTTATTATCTATGTGTATGCTTTAAGCTTGTTGTTTTTGTTTTCAAATTTGGTACATCCCAATCATCGCAGTCACCGTTTGGCATTGGGATTGTTGATGGTCGTTTGGACTGCACAAACGGCCTTTTTTGCTTGGAGAGCCTATCAAAACTACCCGGTATTGGTCGGCTTGGACACGATGCTGCTGTATTCCTGGACCTTGGTTACCTTTACCTTGTTAATCAACCGGGTATATCGGATGGATTTTGTGGTGTTTGTTGCCAACATGGTAGGTTTTACGGTTTTGTCCATCCATTTTTTCATCTTGCCGAAGCCGGATACAGAGATCGTGGGTCTGTTGCTGTCACAGTTGGTATTTATACATGTAACCATGGCTTTTTTGGCCTATGCTCTTTTCTCTTTGTCTGCGGTGTTTGCTGCTTTGTATCTGGTGGGAAACTACCTGCTGAAGAGGAGAAAATGGAATTTGACTTTGCGCCGGTTACCCAGTCTGGGCCGTTTACAACAGTTGTCATTTCGCTTAAACCTGTTTGCGATCCCTTTGCTGATCATGGCTGTCATTTTAGGGATGATCTGGGCCTATCAAAAAGTGGCTGGGGGATTTTGGTATGATCCCAAGATTTTCGGCTCACTGCTTGTTTTGTTAGCTTATGGGGTTTATTTATATAAGTTTGTGGTAAAGGGATGGAATGGTCAGCAGTTGGCCTGGTGGGGGATTCTTTCCTTTATAACGGTTTTGGTCAATTATTTCATCTCCAATGCAGGATTGAGCTTTCATCAATGGTTGTAA
- a CDS encoding ABC transporter ATP-binding protein, with protein MENPAIEVDQITKTYLTRYDQVEALEPISFCVDQGEFISLVGASGCGKSTVLSIIAGLIPASSGEIRLWGEPVTKPSKRIGYMLQQDCLLDWRTVRENILLGLEFWGLKNESNQSHAYYWLDELGLSHTMNQYPSQLSGGMRQRVALVRTLAVKPDILLLDEPFSALDYQNKLYLEELLLSVLKKRRITALLVTHDLEEALACTDRVLIMGGQPGGVRRTLDIPDELKQANPIQARTSSSFRPLFNEVWREIENL; from the coding sequence ATGGAAAATCCGGCAATCGAAGTGGATCAAATTACCAAGACTTATCTGACACGATATGACCAAGTGGAAGCATTGGAACCGATCTCCTTTTGTGTTGACCAAGGGGAGTTCATCAGTCTGGTTGGTGCCAGCGGATGTGGAAAAAGCACGGTACTTTCGATCATTGCCGGCCTGATCCCGGCATCATCCGGTGAAATCCGCTTGTGGGGTGAACCTGTGACCAAACCCTCAAAACGGATCGGATACATGTTGCAACAAGACTGTTTGCTGGATTGGCGAACAGTGAGAGAAAACATATTGCTGGGTTTGGAATTTTGGGGTCTGAAAAATGAAAGCAATCAGTCCCATGCCTATTATTGGCTGGATGAGTTGGGATTATCCCATACAATGAATCAATATCCTTCCCAGCTGTCCGGGGGAATGCGCCAACGAGTAGCATTGGTTCGTACACTTGCAGTTAAACCGGATATTTTATTATTGGATGAACCATTTTCTGCATTGGATTATCAGAACAAGCTTTACTTGGAGGAGTTGTTACTCTCTGTTCTTAAAAAAAGGCGGATCACCGCCTTATTGGTAACCCATGATCTGGAAGAAGCACTGGCCTGTACAGACCGTGTATTGATCATGGGCGGCCAACCTGGAGGTGTCCGCCGAACACTGGATATCCCGGATGAATTAAAACAAGCCAATCCAATTCAGGCTCGAACGTCTTCTTCCTTCCGTCCCCTATTTAATGAAGTATGGAGGGAGATTGAAAATCTATGA
- a CDS encoding ABC transporter substrate-binding protein: MPVTTRHILVSLLLILCLTVTVACTMTSNDSEGLETLHIVEVTRSPFYAPQYIAIQEGFFKEEGIQIELKGGSGGDKTMATLLSGDADIALVGAETAVYVTSRDAQNPVVGFAQMTQTDGSFLVSRKPNDHFKWSDLKGKTMLGQRKGGMPQMVNEYVQRKNGLKPHQDVHIIQKVDFDNLGSAFISGTGDYAQLFEPVASKIEQEGKGYVIASFGEHSGKLPYTVYLTRKDFLQENQDLLKGFTRAIYKAQQWAYAHSPQEIANSLQSFFPDTDQETLVKVLKRYQDQKSWAVDPFIHEKEYEKLLNIMNQAGELPDRVPYKEVIHTKIAKEVLTEIH, translated from the coding sequence ATGCCAGTAACAACCCGTCATATCTTAGTAAGTTTACTTTTGATCCTTTGTTTGACGGTGACTGTCGCCTGCACTATGACATCCAATGATTCGGAAGGTTTAGAGACCCTGCACATTGTAGAAGTAACCCGTTCTCCCTTCTATGCCCCCCAATACATCGCTATCCAGGAAGGTTTCTTTAAAGAAGAGGGAATTCAGATCGAGCTGAAGGGCGGATCCGGTGGAGACAAAACCATGGCAACCCTGTTATCCGGTGATGCGGATATCGCATTAGTCGGAGCAGAAACAGCAGTTTATGTCACGTCTCGAGACGCACAAAACCCGGTAGTCGGATTTGCACAAATGACGCAAACAGACGGGTCGTTTTTGGTTTCCCGAAAACCGAATGATCATTTCAAGTGGAGTGATTTGAAAGGTAAAACAATGCTTGGGCAAAGAAAAGGCGGAATGCCGCAAATGGTAAATGAATATGTACAAAGAAAAAACGGACTAAAGCCCCATCAGGATGTCCACATCATCCAAAAGGTAGACTTTGATAATTTGGGATCCGCATTTATCTCAGGAACAGGTGACTATGCCCAGCTGTTTGAGCCTGTCGCTTCCAAAATCGAACAGGAAGGGAAAGGGTATGTGATTGCTTCCTTCGGTGAACACAGCGGCAAGCTTCCATACACGGTTTACTTAACCCGTAAGGACTTTTTACAAGAAAATCAGGATTTACTCAAAGGGTTTACCCGTGCCATCTATAAAGCCCAACAATGGGCCTACGCCCATTCTCCCCAGGAAATCGCAAACTCCCTGCAATCTTTTTTTCCTGACACGGACCAAGAAACGTTGGTGAAAGTCCTGAAACGTTATCAAGATCAAAAATCCTGGGCAGTGGATCCTTTCATTCATGAAAAGGAGTACGAAAAGTTATTGAACATCATGAACCAGGCCGGTGAGCTTCCTGATCGGGTTCCTTATAAAGAAGTCATTCACACCAAAATTGCCAAGGAAGTGTTAACTGAGATTCATTAG
- the hemB gene encoding porphobilinogen synthase: MLSFQRHRRLRSGETIRRMVRESHLSPSDFIYPLFVVEGSGIKQEVTSMPGVYHFSLDRLDEELQDVVKLGIPSVILFGVPEEKDACGSSAHAENGIVQKAIHLVKERYPDLYVMADTCLCQFTDYGHCGVVESGQIDNDKSLRILTQTAVSQARAGADMIAPSNMMDGFVAAIRQGLDQAGFEHIPILSYAVKYASAFYGPFREAAHSTPQFGDRRTYQMDPANAREALREAASDVAEGADMLMVKPGLAYMDIIHRLRERFDIPVCAYNVSGEYSMVKAAAGQGWIDEEAVVLELLTGMKRAGAELILTYHAKDAARWLRQEY; encoded by the coding sequence ATGTTATCCTTTCAACGACATCGTCGATTAAGATCAGGGGAGACTATCCGGCGTATGGTGCGGGAAAGTCACCTTTCCCCTTCCGATTTCATTTATCCGCTTTTTGTGGTGGAGGGATCCGGGATCAAACAGGAAGTTACGTCGATGCCCGGAGTCTATCATTTCTCTCTGGATCGCCTGGATGAAGAATTGCAAGATGTTGTGAAACTGGGTATTCCCTCTGTCATCCTGTTTGGAGTTCCTGAAGAAAAGGATGCCTGTGGCAGTTCTGCACATGCTGAGAACGGGATTGTACAAAAGGCGATTCACTTGGTAAAAGAACGGTACCCTGACTTGTATGTCATGGCGGATACCTGTTTGTGTCAGTTTACGGATTATGGCCATTGTGGTGTGGTGGAGTCAGGACAGATCGATAATGATAAATCCCTTCGTATCCTTACCCAGACAGCTGTCTCCCAAGCCCGGGCCGGGGCAGACATGATTGCTCCTTCCAATATGATGGATGGTTTTGTGGCAGCTATCCGGCAGGGATTGGATCAAGCCGGCTTTGAGCATATTCCGATACTGTCTTATGCGGTTAAATATGCCTCAGCCTTTTACGGACCTTTTCGGGAAGCGGCTCATTCCACACCGCAGTTTGGTGATCGCCGAACCTACCAGATGGACCCGGCCAATGCCAGGGAAGCATTACGGGAAGCTGCATCCGATGTGGCTGAAGGTGCGGATATGTTGATGGTTAAGCCGGGATTGGCGTATATGGATATTATTCACCGATTGCGGGAACGGTTTGATATCCCTGTCTGTGCTTACAATGTGAGTGGGGAGTACTCCATGGTGAAAGCCGCTGCCGGGCAAGGGTGGATCGATGAAGAGGCGGTGGTGCTGGAGTTGCTCACCGGGATGAAGCGAGCCGGAGCGGAATTGATCCTTACCTATCATGCTAAGGATGCAGCTCGATGGTTGAGACAGGAGTATTGA